The DNA sequence CCTTCCGACAGCTGCCTGACAATCTATGGATTATGCTTAATGTGCAGACCTATCAATGTATGAATGCAATTATTGTAAACCATTGTCAAAACTGATCCTATGCTGATCCTTTTgacttacattttttaaaacttaaaTTAACAATACACTTTACAAAAGCCAATAAACAGCTAGTGTACACACAAATAACCAAACAAAAAACAGATTGTGGTTTGTTTACAATTTAGGCCAATGACGAAATGTCGAATGCGCCGGAAAAGAAACCCCATTTGTTAGGGTCGTCGCGTCACTGGCAGTCATAAACCGTACCTATTTCTAGAATTTATCTTATTAAAATCTCATTTTTAAcgtaaccttaaccacactgctcacCTTGCTTTTACAATACAGCTATCTAGCTAGTGGAAACCTAATTTGAATGAAGGATCAACTTCTTACTGTAGCTAGCAACTCATTTCTAACTGATTTTTTAGAGAAGAAGAATCAGTCAGTATTTTCTTTAAATATCGAGGAGCTGATTAGCACAGTTGTGAACTTGTACATGTGATCAGTTCCAGGATTACTCGCTTGATTGGCAAACAAATACCATCTTGCAAGTTAGCGTGCTTGACACTGATAGTATAGTACCAGCCAACGCCCGGTAGTAACCGTCGCTGTCTAGCTGTTAGGCTTTTTCGTCTCGCACCGTGCTCATATTGAAAATATTCATTATACAGTTAAAACGAGAGAAGGCATACGAGGACTGACTAAGGCTACTGCTGTCAAATGAACTGTCTGTCGGACCTCCCCATAAGTGACATAGGGAAGTGTGGGTAAGTGCATCATCTAACTAGCTTGCTAGCATTACACTTGTTGCCGGTATCTGTCAAATTACAAGGGCAATTAACGTTATAAAGTTCCGTTACCACTGTGGTGTATAGATGTTACTTTTTTTACTGTAGGTATTCTGTTTGTTAGCAATGAATGCACAATCATGACCCTATTTACAATTTGATTGTGCCAGTCAATGATGGACCGCCTTAGCTGAGAGTCTGAAATTAAACAAATGTATGATGCACTCTCCTGCAGTAAGTGGATTGGATGTCTGAGCCTCGGGTCACTGTGGGGCATGATGAGGCAGGGGccgggagaggggagaaagaagcTAAATCGGCACCACTGAAACAGCCCTCCAATGAAGCCTCTAGGCCTGGACAGCTGTGGTTAGTACCTCTGACCTTCACAACAGTCTTCCTGCTTTCAGAACAGTTCCATTATACTTAGTAGTGCACTAATGAGCACTGCTGGCTTGGTTTTGATGCACCCGCCATAGTAGCTGGAACCGTGCTGGAAAAGACAATGTGACAACGTGTCAGCGCCTGTACAGTTTGGGTTGACACGGAAGTGTAAGAAGGGTATAACACACAATTGTTTTTCACAGGCTGCCCCCAGGCTCTCAGATCCCTTCTACTGAACCAAGCCCCTCCCCGTCTGCTGAAGGAAGCGGCTTGCTGTCGTTGCCGTGGGAGATGGTGGCTCGCATCGCCTCGCACCTCCCAGCACAGTGTGTCATCACGGTCCTGCCACAGGTGTGTGTCAGTGGACAGCGTCATACCTTTCCTGGATGCCGATCTGTTTCTGCTTGATAACAGATCTGTTTCCCTTGATGACAGAGTTGGCTAATGCCATAAAAGACTGGAAACCATGCTAGGCTAGGGACAtttgaaaaaataaatgtttgaggGCGGTACTGGGCTGTCATGACCTGGTTACACATCCATCATAGCTGCTGGAAAGGATCTTGAGAAAATAACATTTCCAAGCCAGCCTAGTACTATTCAGGCCAGTCCTACAGTGTGAATCAggtccatgtctctccctctacAGGTGTGTCACACCCTGGGAAATGTGGGTAAGGACAGCACGGCGTGGCAGTTGCGGGCACGCAGGCTAACTGGCCCCAGAGCTTCCTTCCCCGTGGGGCCACGAGATGGCTTTGACTGGCCCTCGGCCTGCCTGGAGATGGAGGAGCTGATCGCTTGCTGGACGGGCCAGGGGGAGAGTGCTGCCAGGGAAGCTgagcaggcagagagggagagagaggtggagagggcccaggagagggaaagggatagAGAGGCCCTGGCAGAGGAAGGGATTGGAGagtgggaggaggtggaagagggcaGACCCCAAGTGGATGAAGGGGTAGATGAAGTGGGTTTTCAATTGGAGGGCGTGATGGCGGTAGCATGGGATAGGGAGGAGTTGATAGAGGAGGGAGATATGCCGCAAGATAGGGAAGGGGATCTACCGATGGGAgttggggaggagaggcaggaggctGCAGCCGAGGccctgatggaggagagagatgatgaACAAGGTGTCCTGGAGGCCATCGAGGTGGAGGAGCGAGTGGGAGTTTTGACGGATGGAGACAGTCAAGATTACATAGCGGGCCCGAGATTGGGAAGcgagggggagagaaacagatcCAGCCGCGCTCCCAGTCCTCCCCCAGCCCTGGAGCGCCTCTCCCTCCCCTCGGGGCACATCGCTGAGGTCAACTCGGTCCTCTTGGTAGGGGGCGACGGGGCGTTGTGTGCCTCAGGCTCCCGTGACAGGAACGTGAACCTGTGGGACCTACGGGAAGGGGGCTCCACGGGCAGGCTGCTCCATACACTGGGGGGCCAGGGCCTCTTCAGCACCCACAAAGGCTGGGTGTGGTGCCTGGCGGCCCGGGGACCCCTGCTGGCCTCGGGCTCCTTCGACAGCACAGTGCGGCTATGGGACCTGGGGGCCCAAGGAGCTGAGAGGGGCCTAATCATGGCCCGGGCTGCCGTGCTCTGCCTGGCCCTCCCCCAGAAGGACGTGCTGCTGGCCGGCACCTACGACAAGAAGGTCAGCGTCTACGACACAAGAGGTGAGTGATTCATAAGATGGGTACTTATAATCTAATTTAATAGAACAGAGACTACATCAGTCGATAAAAGTGAACACAAACAATAATAATGGTTATCGTATAGAAATAGACTTACTGAGGGGTAATTGGACTAAGGACCTTTACCTGTTCTAGtaatttatatttctatgtgttatcCTTTGGTTGGCCAAATGAACTGCCCATTCAGAATATATCATCTGATTAGagcaaatccagaaactatcaatGGGTTTATGGAATTTGACAGACTAACATTGTCAGATGTCGCTGGATGATGAGGTCATGATCTGTCTGCACTGCAGTGGCGGCACCTCTGGTAAAGAGCCTGCGTCTCCATAGCAACGCGGTGCTGTGCCTGGTAGCGGACGAGCAGTACATCCTTTCTGGGAGTAAAGACCGCACTGTGGTCATCTACGACCGAAGAGCAGGGAAAACCCTACAGAAACTACAGGTacaaacacgcatacacacagtATAAGAATAGTATTATatttagggttgcaaagggagggtatattactggagaCTTTCAAAGTATTTTTGGGTACTTCAAGTCATCACAGGTATGTGTAGACACAGATATAAAAATgaatactgttatttatttatatataataatatacatacagtaccagtcaaaggtttgaacacacctattcattccatggtttttctttatttttactattttctacattgtaaactaatagtgaagacctcaaaactatgaaataacacatggaatcatgtcgtaaccaaaaaagtgtaaaacaaatcaaaatatattttaaatttgagattcttcaaagtagccaccatttgccttgatgacagctttgcacactcttggcattctctcaaccagcttcagctggaatgcttttccaaccttTCTGTtatcatagtttctacagattgtaaatgaaaGATTCTTTACTAAAAGTATTAtgttattgatcgattgactataaCTCCACAAaccacccagcagtgctatttgcagagttagctccaggtaaactttttcagccattcctgaacctgcgaccaaaaacaagctacatgtggacagtaccaaaacaagtctCTTCACAGGAACATCTACAGAGCTGGAATGGTtgaatcccccatatatataacattctatggGTTGCAAGAAGTTTGTATAATAATGAAAACATTCTACATTTTGAATCCGGTGTCATTTTGCATATCAGTTCATTAACCATGTGCCATGGTTTCGGTACATCGCAAATCTCTGTCACAGCTGTCAAgttttggtccttaaattaaactggtatactttttttaTTGATAAAAATGTTCTTTAACtcattttggtctttaatgccgacagacaagttccttaatTTCTCACCCTTCCTCTTGTCCTGTTTTGTCTTATTTGGTTCAACAATGACAGGAGTTGGCACAAACAGATCCAGGACCAGGCTATAATATGTTAGTATGTGTGTCTTCATTGTGGTTTGTCTTCTCTCTTCCCAGCTGGGCTCCTACCTGCTGTCAATGTGCTACAGTGACAGTGAGGTGTGGGCGGGGGACAACCAGGGCATGCTCCATGCCTTCTCCATGCAGGCCGGTTCCTTCAAGCCCCTCTCCCAGTTCGACGTGGGACACACCTCACTGGTCACCGGCATCCACAGGTCCCCTGGGAGCCTCTACACCTGCTCCGCTGACCGCACCATCAAGGTACGTCCtgttagcctggttaaaccagtctgaatgctgTGAAACAATGGTGGGCATGGCATTCTTTCTGGTTTATGCCAGGCATGCACTACACGATTTTGCCATGAATTTGCCACGTTTTTGCTGTCCCAGAATAATTTACATGATCTGGGTGAAATCGTATTAATTTGGACTAGGATCAGTACGTGTGCACTCATGTAGTTTGTTTGAGTGGGTCAAGGACTCACCGATGATTGCTGTTCCATTCTCCAGACCCCTGTCGGAGGTCCCGATAATTTTCTTTGACGTCAGAAATGTTGATTGTGTTGATTGTGTATCTTGTAGTATGAGCAGTGCTACAACGCGATTGGGCGAGGACGGCTGCCAATAGCCAGAGCATTCAGTATGTGAGACCGAAAGCAACAGCGACATAGACTGTGGTGATGGTGATGTTTTACATGGCTCGGTCCCCCGGTCGGGTGGAGTTTGATTATTTCcgaccattccattggtccttaAGTGAAATCTCCACCCACCTGGGAGTGCCCAGGCCCATGCAAAACAAATTCCAGCAATATTATATCTGCGTCCTACCATGACAGAAACCAAAAAGAGAATTTCATATTATCATTATTTCATATTCTGGGCCTCAGTCAGTGTTTTTAACAAATGTTTGTGCACATAATAATGTGCACACTTGTAAAGCAGCTCACTGTTTGCGCGTCAGCATTTTCTTCCTACGACAACAGAGAGACGCAGGGTTGGATCAGCTAGGGAATCATTGAGTAATGTGAGCACCCCCACCCTGGAGCCCACTAGAATAGAATGTCTTTATTGTCCATCTGAGGATGGTTCTGTTTCTTTGGCGTCACCGTACAAGAATTATTTGAACATGTGTAGTAATATCTATTCAGCTCTGTTGTAATGGTGTTCTGTTTGGGGGTTTTAAATACATGGATAGGCTACTTTATTGTCCTCAAAGAGGACAATCATTTTCACTGCCCATTCGGTTACAAACAACATTAAACCATTATCAAAGAGTGTGCATTGATGACATGAATGAACACATCCATGTTTCTTCATTCCCTGTTCCTATCTTATCAACCATTCATCTTCCAGGTGCACCTCCCCTGTGCCCCTCCAAGGACGCTGTGCACACTACACCACCAAGCAGGCGTCAATGGGGTGAGTCTCTCGCATCACATTTTTCCTTTTGAGATTCTGATGGCTGATAGCCTCTCTCCTTAGCCTCCTACCTTGATCTGATTGAAGAAAGATCTGTTTTACTCTcgcctctgttcctctctctcgctctctgttcctctctcgctctgttcctctctctcgctctctctgttcctctctctcgctctctctgttccgctctctctctcgctctctctgttcctctctctcgctctctctgttcctctctctctctcgctctctctgttcctctcgctctctctgttcccctctctcgctctctctgttcccctctctcgctctctctgttcccctctctcgctctgtctgttcccctctctcgctctgtctgttcccctctctcgctctgtctgttcccctctctcgctctgtctgttcccctctctcgctctgtctgttcccctctctcgctctgtctgttcccctctctcgctctgtgtctgttcccctctctcgctctgtgtctgttcccctctctcgctctgtgtctgttcccctctctcgctctctctgttcccctctctcggttcccctctctcgctctctctgttcccctctctcgctctctctgttcccctctctcgctctctctgttcccctctctcgctctctctgttcccctctctcgctctctctgttcccctctctcgctctctctgttcccctctctcgctctctctgttcccctctctcgctctgtctgttcccctctctcgctctgtgtctgttcccccctctcgctctgtgtctgttcccccctctcgctctgtgtctgttcccccctctcgctctgtgtctgttcccccctctcgctctgtgtctgttcccccctctcgctctgtgtctgttcccccctctcgctctgtgtctgttcccccctctcgctctgtgtctgttccccctctcgctctgtgtctgttcccctctctcgctctgtgtctgttcccctctctcgctctgtctctgttcccctctctcgctctgtgtctgttcccctctctcgctctgtctctgttcccctctctcgctctgtctctgttcccctctctcgctctgtctctgttcccctctctcgctctgtctctgttcccctctctcgctctgtctctgttcccctctctcgctctgtctctgttcccctctctcgctctgtctctgttcccctctctcgctctgtctctgttcccctctctcgctctgtctctgttcccctctctcgctctgtctctgttcccctctctcgctctgtctctgttcccccctctcgctctgtctctgttcctctcgctctctgtagTTGAGTGTCGAAGCAGGAGTGCTGGCGATCGCGTCAGGAGAAATGTttgtggaggtgtggagggcCAGGAGGTGAGGGGGGCAACACCCACCCTAATCTACTTACGTTCCTGAAGTGATGCAAGATAACTGACGTATAATGGTCTGTCATTTAAATGATATACTTTCTCATACTGTATGCTGTGAGAATGTTGACGTGAAGGACCAGTGCTCTTAGCTTTACCCAAAACACTATATACAAGCCAAACATATTTAGTGTGTCTGTGATTCCCATGTATTTTATCAAAGAAAATAAGAAAAGAACACAAAGGCTTCCTTAACTAATGTAAAAGAAAAGGCCTAAGATAATAGCACTTCATGGTGTAgttctgtctgtgtccctgtgttGTTGACCCAGCACTCGTTCAAACGATTTCACATAAACTGGATTTGGGAGTTAATTTGAGGCACAGCACTACTGAAGGGTTTTAAACACTTGTACATGACTTGATTTTGCAATGGCCTGGTTTTAGCTTGTTAATTAAAATGAGGACGTTCCGCCACCAGCATTCCAGACAGTTGGTCTCTAGAAAATAGATGAAGTATTTTTCTCTTTGACAATTGAAACAGATTCGGAAACACAATGGAAAGAATCAGTCAAGCTGTTCTGACACACTGATTGTAAAGTATTTTGGTCTAACTGTCATAATGTGTGTAGTGGCGTTCTTATACTCAGTACCACAGCACTTGTTTGTCAATTACACTGTTTTGAGTTCTTTCTCTTTGTCATTTTCTCTTAGTGTAACTACTTTACCAACTCTTAACGTTTTTATTTAATTCTGCACTGTTGAGGAAAGCGCTGTAGGAAAGCGTTACACACATCAACCTCGCTCAAGTGGCTCATTTGAGTGCAAAACCCAATAGTACTGCATTGTTCACTAATTATTTGTTACAAGTTTATTTTATTACACACACTGTCCTTAGCAACAATCAATCTCCATGCCAACTCCTTATCTGCGACCCTTCTTCACCTGCTGCAAGAGTCCTCTGACtgcatagaaatacccaaatgattCAGATTTTGTAAATATGCAATGTGTGATTTCTTTTGTTATGAATAAAATGTTTACACTCAATCAATTCATTGTTTACCAGTGTACCCTCTGTAATGTCAAGAAGATATAAACAGTTTGCTCTCCTTTGTTATTGAGACATTCTGGACTGCAAGCCACATGCTGAAGTTACAACGTGACCCATTCTGTACCATCCAGTCAGTTTTTGCTTTAGCCAACACGTCTGGCATGTTGAAGTAGGACATGTTGAAGTAGCCTGGCATCAAAACGTTTCACTGATGATGAAGCACTGTTGAATGCAGCACCAGAGAGCAGTGACCTGGGGCAGCCTTTCTACAGCAGGACACAGGTCTTCTTGTCTTTGAAGGGGTTGGAGGAGGCAGAGATGCCGGTGAGGAGGGGGTCACTGCGACTGTGCTCCTGACAGTACTGCACCAGCTGGGCAGCTGCTGTGGAGATCTGGGAGGAAGAAGTAAGGAACAGCCATAACCTAAAGCTTGTCTCAAAGCTGAGGTTATTGTACATTCAGAAGAAAGGTGATTCCCAATACACAGTTATTGATGTGTCCTAAGACGAGTGTGGGGGTAAGTTCACATTTTCCTTGATCCGTTCTGCATCAGACTGCTCTGCACTGCTCCCACAATTTATCTTATTTTTGATTCATCA is a window from the Oncorhynchus kisutch isolate 150728-3 unplaced genomic scaffold, Okis_V2 Okis06b-Okis10b_hom, whole genome shotgun sequence genome containing:
- the fbxw9 gene encoding F-box/WD repeat-containing protein 9; the encoded protein is MSEPRVTVGHDEAGAGRGEKEAKSAPLKQPSNEASRPGQLWLPPGSQIPSTEPSPSPSAEGSGLLSLPWEMVARIASHLPAQCVITVLPQVCHTLGNVGKDSTAWQLRARRLTGPRASFPVGPRDGFDWPSACLEMEELIACWTGQGESAAREAEQAEREREVERAQERERDREALAEEGIGEWEEVEEGRPQVDEGVDEVGFQLEGVMAVAWDREELIEEGDMPQDREGDLPMGVGEERQEAAAEALMEERDDEQGVLEAIEVEERVGVLTDGDSQDYIAGPRLGSEGERNRSSRAPSPPPALERLSLPSGHIAEVNSVLLVGGDGALCASGSRDRNVNLWDLREGGSTGRLLHTLGGQGLFSTHKGWVWCLAARGPLLASGSFDSTVRLWDLGAQGAERGLIMARAAVLCLALPQKDVLLAGTYDKKVSVYDTRVAAPLVKSLRLHSNAVLCLVADEQYILSGSKDRTVVIYDRRAGKTLQKLQLGSYLLSMCYSDSEVWAGDNQGMLHAFSMQAGSFKPLSQFDVGHTSLVTGIHRSPGSLYTCSADRTIKVHLPCAPPRTLCTLHHQAGVNGLSVEAGVLAIASGEMFVEVWRARR
- the LOC109877732 gene encoding guanine nucleotide-binding protein G(I)/G(S)/G(O) subunit gamma-12-like — translated: MSGRVCSNNSVMQARRTVEQLRVEASMERIKISTAAAQLVQYCQEHSRSDPLLTGISASSNPFKDKKTCVLL